The Acholeplasma laidlawii PG-8A DNA window TAAAGTTTCTAAAGTTATTGTTTTGATCTAGTATAACAAATGTAGGTGCTAAGGTTACATTGTACTTTTCAGCTTCTACTTTATCGTCTTCTAGTGTTCTTTCAACAAAAGTAATCTTATCATTTAAAGCACTTACTTCTTCTAGTAATTGTAAAGTTGGTTCACATGTTTCACAATCATGTGATGTGAATAAAATGACTTTGATTGGATTATCCATCATTTTTAATACTTCTTTAATTTGTCCAGCTACATCTGGTGTTAATAAACTTTTCATTTTGTTATTCTCCTTTGAATTTTAAATATTGGTTTGCATGTATAGCTGCTTTTGCACCTTCTGCTGCAGCTATGATAATTTGTTTGTGGGGTTGATCTACCATATCACCTGCTGCATATAGCCCAGGTATATTAGTTTCTTGTTTACTATTTACGATGACCTCATGATAGTCATTTAGTGTTACGAAGTCTTTAATAAACTTCGTGTTTGGTTTCATACCAATGGCAACAAATAAGCCATCTGCTTTAAAGTTTGAAGTTTGATTGGTCTTCTTATCTAAAATGGTTAAACTATCTACTTGATTCCTACCATGTACTTCAAGTATTTGAGTTTCTAACATATAATCAATCTTGTCGTTTTTATACATATTTTCGAGTAGTATTTTATCTGCTCTAAACTTTGATCTTTGAATAACTGTAACTTTTTTAGCCCATTTAGCTAAATCGAGTGCAGATTCTATTGCAGAGTTTCCACCACCTGCAACAACAACGTGTTTGTCCTTGTAAAATGGTGCATCACAGATCGCACAATAAGATATACCTTTCGCATCAAAGATATCTTCTCCTGGAATACCTAACTTTTTAGGTGTGCTTCCTGTTGAGAGTAAAACTGTTTTTGATTGAATGATATCACCATTGTTTAAATATATTTGAAATAAATTATTATCTTTTGTGATTTTATCGACATAAATTTTATCTAAAACTGGAATTTCGAACTGTTTTACATGTGAGATAAACTTTTCAGTTAATCCACTACCTGTATCATTTGGTAAACCTAAGTAGTTATCTACATCATTGGTATTTAGTAATTGACCACCTATATCATAAGTAATGATACCGGTTGTCATACCAAGACGATGTGCATAAATGCTTGCATTTAATCCAGATGGACCACCACCAATAACAAGAAAGTCGTATATTAATTGTGTGTTGAATGTGTTATGAAGTTGTGTGTCTAAATTAAAGTTAAACATAAATAATTCTCCTTAATCTGCTCTAAAGTTTAATTTTACAAACACCTGAGTGTATTTGTCTAATCACTATACCTAAGCCTATGACAATAAGTACAAGTGACATGATTTTATATGGGAATCCTGCAAGTGGTAATGCAATGACACTAAAGCTAATGCCGATTGCTGCAAAAAATGCTATCACACAACTTGTACAACCATAGGTTAGTATACCAAATAATACCGATACAAACCCTAAATTTGATGCTTTAGATTCTCTACCCTTAATCTCTACCATTGCTGTGGATAAATTCATTAAAAGCGTTGATAGAATTGCCATGATAACATTCATGAAGATGTTAATCACTACAAGATACGTACCGAATTGGTTTGCCATGGCTTCATAGGACATATTTAAGTAATCTACGATAAAATATATAAACAAGAACAACAATAGAAATATCATACCTTGAATCACATATTTTTTAGTTTTTAAAAGATCAAATGCTAGTTTTACCATCATATTCACTCCTTATTTGCAATTATAATTATACCATGTGGGGTATATTGATAAATTAATATGCTTTAAAGTGTTAAATATTAGGATTTTACCCACATTTATACTTTTTAATGCATTATTTGACCATTTATACCTATAAGGGTATACAGAATGTTAACCAGGTACATATGTTTCCTTTATTTTAGCATAATAAAAGGGTCATGGCGTTCATCCATGACCCACTTTAAGTTCATTTATTTGTTTTTTGCTGCTTTTGTAAATGTTAAGAAGTTTTTATGATCTAATGCTGCGCCACCGATTAAAGCACCATCGATGTCTGATTCTTGTAATAGACTTTCGATGTTATCTGGTTTAACAGAACCACCATATAAGATACGTACTTGAGCTGCAACTTCAGCACCATATAGGTCACTTAGTTTAGCACGTACATCTTTGATTGTATCGTTTGCCATTTGTGGTGTAGCAGTTTTACCTGTTCCGATTGCCCACACTGGTTCATAAGCCACAATTGTTTTTAATGCTTGTTCTTTAGAAACACCTTCGAATGCTTTGTCTAATTGAACATCTAATACTTCTTTAGTCTTATTTGCTTCTCTTGTATCTAATTGTTCACCGATACATAAAATTGGAGCTAAGTCATATTTAAATGCAGCATGCATTTTTAAATTTACGTCTTTGTCTGTTTCATTAAATAAACTACGACGTTCTGAGTGTCCAATTAAGATATATTCAGCACCAGCAGTTTTTACTTGTGCAGGTGAGTTTTCTCCAGTAAATGCGCCTTCATCAGCATAGTGCATATTTTGTGCACCAATACGGATATGTTCGCCTTCACGTTTTACTAATAAGTTTAATAAGATTGCTGGTGCACAAATAATAGACTCAACTTCGTCTCTACTTGGTACTGCAGCATTTACAGCAAAAATGAATTCTAAAGCCTCATCTTTAGTTTTAAACATTTTCCAGTTTGCTGCAATTACAGGTATTCTTTTTGCCATCAATATTAACCTAAGATTGAAGAGATGTCTTTAATTGCTTCTTCGGCATGAGGTCCTGATGCAACAATTTTAACGTTCTCACCTTTAGGTACTGCTAAACTCATTAATCCTAAAATTGATTTGAGATCAACAACTTTGTCTTTATAGTATAATTTGATATCTACAGCATATTTAGATGCTGTTTGGACAACTTTAGCAGCTAGAGTTGCATGAAGTCCAGCGGTAGATCCGATGATAATTTCTTTTTCCATAATCATTCTCCTTTATTTTTTTAAAACATTGGTGGTGTGGAGATCCATAGGATTCTTGCCACACTATTTCCTAAATTTTGTAAGTAGTGTTCTTTATTAGCCATGTAATAAAAGGTTTCGCCTTTTTTTACGATGTGTCTAGTTTTATTTAATACTAAGGTCACTTGACCTTCTAATACATATCCAAACTCTTCCCCAGGGTGTGAATCATCAATTGTTGATTGACCGCCCGGCATGATTTCAATAATAATTGGTTCCATTTCATACTTTAAAGCATTTGGAACAATCCATGAAATTGTAGACCCTAAATCAGGGTTTTCCTTTTCGTAAAAGTCTTCCTTGGTAAATACGATTTTTGCGTCTTCGCCTTCTGGTTTAGAAAAGAACTCATGTGTTTCAACACCTAGTACTTCAAGCAATGAGAATAATGTTTGAATGGAAGGTGAAGTTAAATTGTTTTCTAATTGTGAAATATAGCCTTTAGTCAATTCTAAGCGGTT harbors:
- a CDS encoding NAD(P)/FAD-dependent oxidoreductase — its product is MFNFNLDTQLHNTFNTQLIYDFLVIGGGPSGLNASIYAHRLGMTTGIITYDIGGQLLNTNDVDNYLGLPNDTGSGLTEKFISHVKQFEIPVLDKIYVDKITKDNNLFQIYLNNGDIIQSKTVLLSTGSTPKKLGIPGEDIFDAKGISYCAICDAPFYKDKHVVVAGGGNSAIESALDLAKWAKKVTVIQRSKFRADKILLENMYKNDKIDYMLETQILEVHGRNQVDSLTILDKKTNQTSNFKADGLFVAIGMKPNTKFIKDFVTLNDYHEVIVNSKQETNIPGLYAAGDMVDQPHKQIIIAAAEGAKAAIHANQYLKFKGE
- the tpiA gene encoding triose-phosphate isomerase, which produces MAKRIPVIAANWKMFKTKDEALEFIFAVNAAVPSRDEVESIICAPAILLNLLVKREGEHIRIGAQNMHYADEGAFTGENSPAQVKTAGAEYILIGHSERRSLFNETDKDVNLKMHAAFKYDLAPILCIGEQLDTREANKTKEVLDVQLDKAFEGVSKEQALKTIVAYEPVWAIGTGKTATPQMANDTIKDVRAKLSDLYGAEVAAQVRILYGGSVKPDNIESLLQESDIDGALIGGAALDHKNFLTFTKAAKNK
- a CDS encoding HPr family phosphocarrier protein encodes the protein MEKEIIIGSTAGLHATLAAKVVQTASKYAVDIKLYYKDKVVDLKSILGLMSLAVPKGENVKIVASGPHAEEAIKDISSILG
- a CDS encoding helix-turn-helix domain-containing protein, producing the protein MIDIGKKIRALRLGNNLTQEELANRLELTKGYISQLENNLTSPSIQTLFSLLEVLGVETHEFFSKPEGEDAKIVFTKEDFYEKENPDLGSTISWIVPNALKYEMEPIIIEIMPGGQSTIDDSHPGEEFGYVLEGQVTLVLNKTRHIVKKGETFYYMANKEHYLQNLGNSVARILWISTPPMF